From the Quercus lobata isolate SW786 chromosome 6, ValleyOak3.0 Primary Assembly, whole genome shotgun sequence genome, one window contains:
- the LOC115993725 gene encoding uncharacterized protein LOC115993725 → MEEEEQDMETSTEEQRNREEAYHLYCPCYFFEQVIKAFLKCLGHDSSHSTTEQEAQDPPSHAERDMKINEELADKVTRSSRALKPPPRPPISSGGGPQTNKASS, encoded by the exons atggaagaagaagaacaagataTGGAGACTTCGACAGAGGaacaaagaaatagagaagaagCATATCATTTGTACTGCCCTTGCTATTTCTTCGAACAAGTCATCAAGGCTTTCCTTAAGTGCCTTGGTCATGATTCCAGTCACTCCACAACTGAACAAGAAGCTCAAGACCCTCCTTCACATGCAGAAAGAGATATGAAAATCAAt GAAGAGTTAGCAGACAAGGTCACAAGGTCATCAAGAGCTTTAAAACCGCCACCAAGACCGCCAATAAGCAGTGGAGGAGGTCCTCAAACCAACAAAGCTTCTTCTTAA